In Rutidosis leptorrhynchoides isolate AG116_Rl617_1_P2 chromosome 2, CSIRO_AGI_Rlap_v1, whole genome shotgun sequence, one genomic interval encodes:
- the LOC139889120 gene encoding uncharacterized protein, giving the protein MSGGLDGGGIQGNGTWPTIVNLFSKLKRMGHIPDDVLRTKIGNGINTKFWLDNWRGYGSLKQKFPRLFHIESHKECVIADRIGQNGKIWNWTRSNIGPRNEALVRELEIILGPITLATNADYSKRRVSSDGLFHVGETRSFIDDNVLAGSAVRTRWPKEVPRKVNVLIWRIALDWLLTRLNFSRRGMEIEDIHCNVCKYMVESTNHLFFESSLTCEIWAKINVWVDVRWLDCSS; this is encoded by the coding sequence ATGTCAGGTGGTCTTGATGGTGGCGGCATTCAAGGTAATGGTACATGGCCTACTATAGTAAATTTGTTCTCGAAACTGAAAAGAATGGGTCATATTCCGGATGATGTTTTACGTACGAAAATTGGGAACGGGATAAATACTAAATTTTGGTTAGATAATTGGCGTGGATATGGCTCATTAAAACAGAAATTTCCTAGATTATTTCACATTGAGTCGCATAAAGAATGTGTGATAGCAGACCGTATTGGGCAGAATGGGAAGATATGGAATTGGACTAGATCAAATATTGGGCCGAGAAATGAAGCATTGGTTCGCGAGTTGGAAATCATATTGGGTCCTATCACATTAGCGACTAATGCAGATTATTCAAAAAGGCGTGTGTCCTCAGATGGTTTGTTTCATGTGGGCGAGACACGCAGTTTCATTGATGACAATGTTCTTGCAGGTTCAGCGGTGCGTACAAGGTGGCCCAAGGAAGTCCCAAGGAAAGTTAATGTTCTGATTTGGCGCATTGCGCTCGATTGGTTGCTGACTCGTTTGAACTTCTCGCGTAGAGGCATGGAGATAGAAGACATTCATTGCAATGTTTGTAAGTATATGGTTGAGTCTACTAACCACTTGTTCTTCGAGAGCAGTTTGACATGcgaaatttgggcaaaaatcaatgTTTGGGTGGACGTGAGATGGCTTGATTGCTCAAGTTAG